Proteins from a single region of Ziziphus jujuba cultivar Dongzao chromosome 1, ASM3175591v1:
- the LOC107433852 gene encoding beta-amyrin 28-monooxygenase — METLYLLLSLAPLFLALTIFVFKGRSDEPKNLPPGSMGWPIVGETIEFLFGKPENFVFKRMKKYSPDIFKTKILGEKTAVICGPNGHKFLFTNEQKYFTAFRPHSMQRMFRSYKEPAAAQKHPGRDEEAKVLKSPGFLKPEALVRYLAKMDAITQDQMAKYWEGNKEVKAHPLTKTLTLSLACRFFMGTDDPERMARLVGNFDAVTVGMHSLILDIPGTIFHRATQAANEIRKELRAVIQEKKDAIASGAPMQDILTHMILATDPSGKHMPEAEVADKIMGLLTAGYSTVATAMAFFMKYVGERPDIYQKVLAEQKEVAAGKKPGEMLDWEDINKMKYSWNVLYEVMRLTPPLQGTFREALTDFTYAGYTIPKGWKVYWTVSTTNKNPEYFPNPEKFDPSRYEEMNSFPPFTFVPFGGGPRMCPGKEYARLAILTFVHNVVKRFEWEMVYPNEKIIGDMMPTPEKGLPIRLRSH; from the exons ATGGAGACCCTATATCTTCTTCTCTCATTGGCTCCTCTTTTCTTGGCCCTTACCATCTTCGTCTTCAAAGGACGTTCCGATGAACCCAAAAACCTTCCACCGGGAAGCATGGGATGGCCAATAGTCGGAGAAACCATAGAGTTTCTGTTCGGCAAGCCTGAAAATTTCGTCTTCAAGAGGATGAAGAAATACTCCCCGGATATCTTCAAAACCAAAATCCTTGGTGAGAAAACCGCCGTGATCTGCGGGCCAAACGGCCACAAATTCCTCTTCACCAACGAGCAAAAGTACTTCACGGCCTTCCGTCCACACTCGATGCAGAGGATGTTCAGGTCGTACAAAGAACCCGCCGCCGCGCAGAAACATCCCGGCCGCGATGAGGAAGCGAAGGTGCTGAAATCTCCGGGGTTCTTGAAACCCGAAGCTCTGGTTCGGTATTTGGCGAAAATGGACGCCATCACTCAGGATCAGATGGCCAAATACTGGGAGGGAAACAAGGAAGTCAAGGCCCATCCTCTAACCAAGACTCTCACTCTCAGCCTCGCTTGCCGGTTTTTCATGGGAACCGACGACCCCGAGCGCATGGCGAGGCTCGTCGGAAATTTCGACGCTGTCACCGTCGGTATGCATTCTCTGATACTTGACATTCCCGGAACCATCTTTCACCGCGCTACCCAGGCGGCCAACGAGATCAGGAAGGAATTGAGGGCTGTTATTCAGGAGAAGAAAGACGCCATAGCTTCCGGCGCTCCGATGCAAGATATTCTGACCCATATGATCCTCGCCACCGACCCTTCCGGCAAACACATGCCCGAGGCTGAAGTGGCTGACAAAATCATGGGCTTGTTGACTGCTGGATATAGCACTGTCGCTACTGCCATGGCTTTCTTCATGAAGTATGTTGGAGAGAGACCGGACATATACCAAAAAGTTCTTGctg AGCAAAAGGAGGTAGCTGCGGGGAAGAAACCTGGGGAGATGTTGGATTGGGAGGATATTAACAAGATGAAGTATTCGTGGAATGTGTTGTATGAAGTTATGAGACTCACACCACCACTTCAGGGGACTTTCAGAGAGGCTCTTACTGATTTCACCTATGCCGGATACACTATTCCAAAAGGCTGGAAG GTATATTGGACAGTGAGTACAACAAACAAGAACCCAGAATACTTCCCAAATCCAGAGAAGTTTGACCCATCAAGATACGAAGAAATGAACTCATTCCCACCTTTCACATTTGTTCCATTTGGAGGAGGACCAAGAATGTGTCCAGGGAAAGAGTATGCAAGGCTCGCCATTCTCACTTTCGTCCACAATGTAGTGAAGAGGTTTGAGTGGGAAATGGTGTATCCTAATGAGAAGATTATTGGTGATATGATGCCCACTCCTGAGAAAGGTCTCCCTATTCGTCTACGCTCTCATTAG